The Hemicordylus capensis ecotype Gifberg chromosome 6, rHemCap1.1.pri, whole genome shotgun sequence genome window below encodes:
- the LOC128330779 gene encoding olfactory receptor 10AG1-like, translated as MDVGQARDWENESAVNEFILLGYHKHPALLFTAFLVVYLAILLGNGLIVVVTTWDPALQTPMYFFLRSLSGLELCYTSVTLPKMMASLATGHRTISLPACASQMFFLLFLGGTECFLLAVMAYDRYLAICRPLHYMNIMNQRVCVGLVTGSFVISFPMQIVQIGLIFSLPFCGSNEMDHFFCDIPPVLSLACADLYANELAIYTENVLFLLVPFVLILASYVYITRAILRMSSATGRQKAFSTCSSHLTVVSLFYGSAMLVYLRPKTPDSVKVDKLLSLFYTILIPLCNPLIYTLRNREVKAALKRVLNSL; from the coding sequence ATGGATGTTGGACAGGCCAGAGACTGGGAGAACGAGAGCGCTGTGAATGAATTCATCTTGCTGGGATACCataagcatcctgccctcctcttCACCGCCTTCCTGGTCGTCTATCTGGCCATTCTACTAGGTAATGGTCTGATTGTGGTAGTGACGACATGGGACCCTGCTCTTCAAACCCCTATGTACTTTTTTCTGAGAAGCTTATCAGGCCTTGAGTTGTGTTACACATCAGTCACTCTTCCCAAGATGATGGCCAGTCTAGCCACTGGGCACCGTACCATCTCCCTGCCAGCCTGTGCTTCACAGATGTTCTTCCTGCTGTTCCTGGGTGGGACTGAGTGCTTCTTGCTGGCAGTCATGGCCTATGACCGCTATCTTGCCATCTGCCGGCCTCTACACTATATGAACATCATGaatcagagggtgtgtgtgggacTGGTGACGGGTTCATTTGTCATCAGCTTTCCAATGCAGATAGTGCAAATTGGCCTCATCTTCTCCCTACCATTCTGTGGCTCCAATGAGATGGACCACTTCTTCTGTGACATCCCACCAGTACTCAGCTTGGCATGTGCTGACTTGTATGCAAATGAACTGGCAATCTACACTGAGAATGTTTTATTTCTTCTGGTCCCATTTGTGCTCATCTTGGCCTCCTATGTATACATTACCAGGGCTATACTGCGCATGTCATCAGCCACAGGACGTCAGAAGGCCTTTTCCACTTGTTCATCTCACTTGACTGTGGTCAGTCTCTTCTATGGCTCAGCGATGCTTGTTTACTTACGCCCCAAAACCCCAGACTCTGTGAAGGTTGACAAGCTACTCTCTCTTTTCTACACAATCCTCATTCCCCTTTGCAACCCCCTAATCTATACACTGAGAAACAGAGAAGTGAAGGCTGCTCTGAAGAGAGTCTTAAACAGCCTTTGA
- the LOC128331045 gene encoding olfactory receptor 10AG1-like, with protein sequence MDVGQARDWENESAVNEFILLGYHKHPALLFTAFLVVYLAILLGNGLIVVVTTWDPALQTPMYFFLRSLSGLELCYTSVTLPKMMASLATGHRTISLPACASQMFFLLFLGGTECFLLAVMAYDRYLAICRPLHYMNIMNQRVCVGLVTGSFVISFPMQIVQIGLIFSLPFCGSNEMDHFFCDIPPVLSLACADLYANELAICTENVVFVLVPFVLILASYVYITRAILRMSSATGRQKAFSTCSSHLTVVSLFYGSAMLVYLRPQTPDSVKVDKLLSLFYTILIPLCNPLIYTLRNKEVKAALKRGISTVTAAIWPGF encoded by the coding sequence ATGGATGTTGGACAGGCCAGAGACTGGGAGAACGAGAGCGCTGTGAATGAATTCATCTTGCTGGGATACCataagcatcctgccctcctcttCACCGCCTTCCTGGTCGTCTATCTGGCCATTCTACTAGGTAATGGTCTGATTGTGGTAGTGACGACATGGGACCCTGCTCTTCAAACCCCTATGTACTTTTTTCTGAGAAGCTTATCAGGCCTTGAGTTGTGTTATACCTCAGTCACTCTTCCCAAGATGATGGCCAGTCTAGCCACTGGGCACCGTACCATCTCCCTGCCAGCCTGTGCTTCACAGATGTTCTTCCTGCTCTTCCTGGGTGGGACTGAATGCTTCTTGCTGGCAGTCATGGCCTATGACCGCTATCTTGCCATCTGCCGGCCTCTACACTATATGAACATCATGaatcagagggtgtgtgtgggacTGGTGACGGGTTCATTTGTCATCAGCTTTCCAATGCAGATAGTGCAAATTGGCCTCATCTTCTCCCTACCATTCTGTGGCTCCAATGAGATGGACCACTTCTTCTGTGACATCCCACCAGTACTCAGCTTGGCATGTGCTGACTTGTATGCAAATGAACTGGCAATCTGCACTGAGAATGTTGTATTTGTTCTGGTCCCATTTGTGCTCATCTTGGCCTCCTATGTATACATTACCAGGGCTATACTGCGCATGTCATCAGCCACAGGACGCCAGAAGGCCTTTTCCACTTGTTCATCTCACTTGACTGTGGTCAGTCTCTTCTATGGCTCAGCGATGCTTGTTTACTTACGCCCCCAAACCCCAGACTCTGTGAAGGTTGACAAGCTACTCTCTCTTTTCTACACAATCCTCATTCCCCTTTGCAACCCCCTGATCTATACACTG